In the Phaseolus vulgaris cultivar G19833 chromosome 7, P. vulgaris v2.0, whole genome shotgun sequence genome, one interval contains:
- the LOC137828519 gene encoding CASP-like protein 5B3: MKDFHGTPGTALGLALRMSQFVFAAGSIASMATTPSFFNFTAFCYLIASMGLQVIWSFVLALLDAYALVRKKVLHNAVLVSLFVVGDWVTATLSLAAASSSAGITVLYFNDLGHCHFGEECQKYQISVALAFLSWLPISISSLIMLWLLAAG, encoded by the exons ATGAAGGATTTTCATGGGACACCGGGCACTGCCCTTGGTTTGGCTCTAAGGATGTCACAGTTCGTTTTTGCAGCAGGATCAATTGCTTCGATGGCTACCACTCCAAGTTTCTTTAATTTTACGGCCTTTTG TTACTTGATAGCTTCAATGGGTTTACAAGTCATTTGGAGTTTTGTGCTTGCTTTATTGGATGCATATGCCTTGGTGAGAAAGAAGGTCCTTCACAATGCTGTACTGGTTAGCCTCTTTGTAGTTGGAGATTGG GTAACAGCAACACTATCTCTAGCTGCAGCTTCTTCCTCAGCTGGCATCACGGTTTTGTACTTCAATGATCTGGGACACTGCCATTTTGGAGAGGAATGCCAGAAGTACCAGATTTCAGTGGCCTTAGCCTTCTTGAGCTGGTTACCGATTTCAATATCATCCCTAATTATGCTCTGGCTATTAGCTGCAGGCTAG
- the LOC137829100 gene encoding uncharacterized protein → MGVLRKAELEANKRLHDEGQKYTTLLSKVVPLRAEVMGLKEEAGANKAKMANLEERSVAREVHLGRVKAELIEKTEALEKIKEELTKQAKSLEKTKEELTEKTEALVKAKEEMTAQAEDFEKAKAELLDDAVDAYAAGFEDALAQVVCQHPEMDISPFATANHIVDGQIVPRHPQKDTA, encoded by the coding sequence ATGGGCGTTCTTCGAAAGGCTGAGCTGGAGGCCAACAAGAGGCTTCACGACGAAGGCCAAAAGTACACCACCTTGCTTAGCAAAGTGGTGCCACTACGTGCTGAGGTGATGGGACTCAAAGAAGAAGCTGGGGCCAACAAAGCCAAAATGGCCAACCTCGAGGAGCGCTCTGTTGCCCGGGAGGTGCATCTGGGTAGGGTGAAAGCTGAGCTCATTGAGAAAACTGAGGCCCTTGAGAAAATCAAGGAGGAACTTACTAAGCAAGCTAAAAGCCTTGAGAAGACCAAGGAGGAGCTTACAGAGAAGACTGAGGCCCTCGTGAAAGCGAAAGAGGAGATGACTGCACAAGCTGAGGACTTTGAGAAGGCCAAGGCAGAACTCCTCGATGATGCTGTTGATGCCTACGCTGCCGGGTTTGAAGATGCCCTGGCTCAGGTTGTTTGCCAACATCCTGAGATGGACATTTCGCCTTTTGCTACGGCGAATCACATCGTCGATGGACAAATTGTGCCAAGGCATCCTCAGAAGGACACTGCTTAG
- the LOC137829547 gene encoding uncharacterized protein: MVHFSSGESSKPCSPQKAALYEDLKNAKQSNAHYLEVIRKMEARLQSLELNREEMHQNRERRTPPPSRHSSRHSHGYYEDNPRPRHHHHEERRQHVAGPCSPNVKLPSFSGESDPNVYLGWEAKVDQIFDLNGVRDEHRVKLASLEFLDYAMQWWHRYLMDIELHKRPPVVSWNDLKACLRARFVPPHFRKDLLLKLQRFHQGALSVDDYFKQLDTLLIRVNMDESEEAKIARFVSGLRRDIQDVVELQEYSSLENVVHLASKIENQLARKNAFKNSSKDNYYHSSWKNKNNSFSNIPSKDSTFNPREFKPSTSNSRPKSPPKSSSKKCFKCLSYGHIASNCPTKRTMYMHDGVDSSEHESESSRHSSPSRSPSESESENPHEGDLLVIRRMLGQVLKPFDETQRENTFHSRCLINDRVCSLIVDGGSCANVASTRVVDKLGLPTISHAKPYKLQWLSEVGEIVFNKQVLITFSIGKYKDEVLCDVVPMEATHILLGRPWQFDRKVFHDGFTNKMSFNFHGHKVILKSLSPKEVHEDQVKMREKREKENDIKNSKRSLLMSTQQIKKVIVTQKPIFLAIPRTIECESAKDSPTCLDNLVKKYEDMFQDPPKGLPPLRGIEHQIDFMPEVSLPNSPAYRTNPKETKRENEKTNEVHDKPSHNTFSTNSILLTRATPTRSTEFVDEFSPTWGV; encoded by the exons atggttcatttctctagtggagagtcctccaaaccgtgctcaccacaaaaggcagccctttatgaggacttaaagaatgccaagcaatccaatgctcactatcttgaggtgataaggaagatggaagcacggctccaaagtttggagttaaaccgagaagaaatgcatcaaaaccgtgagagaagaactcctcctcctagtcggcattcttcaaggcactcccatggttattatgaagacaatccaaggccaagacatcatcaccatgaagagaggcgccaacatgtggctggcccttgttctcctaatgtaaaacttcctagttttagtggtgaaagtgatcccaatgtatacttaggatgggaggctaaggttgaccaaatttttgatctaaatggggttagggatgagcatagggttaagttagcttctttagaatttttggactatgccatgcaatggtggcatcgatatctcatggacattgaactacacaagaggccgcccgtggtctcttggaacgatttgaaagcttgtttacgcgctagattcgtacccccacactttaggaaagacctattgttgaaactccaacggtttcatcaaggcgcgctaagtgtggatgattactttaaacaattagacacgcttttaattcgagttaatatggatgagagtgaggaagctaagatagctaggtttgtgagtggccttcgaagggacattcaagacgtggtagagttacaagaatattcttctttggaaaatgtggtgcacctcgctagtaaaattgaaaatcaacttgcaaggaaaaatgctttcaaaaattcttccaaggataactactaccactcttcttggaaaaataaaaataactctttttcaaatatcccttctaaggactctactttcaaccCTAGAGAGtttaagccttccacttccaattctaggcctaaatcaccacctaaatcgtctagtaagaagtgttttaaatgtttaagctatggacatattgcttctaattgccctactaaacgaactatgtatatgcatgatggggtagatagtagtgagcatgagtccgaatcttctagacattcctcaccttctagatccccaagtgagagtgagagtgaaaacccacatgagggtgacctattagtaataagacgcatgcttggtcaagttttaaaaccttttgatgaaactcaaagagaaaatacttttcattcaaggtgtcttattaatgatagagtatgctctttgattgtggatggggggagttgtgcgaatgtggcaagcacaagagtggtagacaaacttggattacctaccatctctcatgccaagccctacaaattacaatggttaagtgaggtaggtgagattgtttttaacaagcaagtcctcattacattttctattggtaaatataaagatgaggtcttgtgtgatgttgtcccaatggaagccacacatattcttttaggtaggccatggcaatttgatagaaaagtttttcatgatggctttaccaacaaaatgtcttttaacttccatgggcacaaagtcattcttaagtctctctctccaaaggaagttcatgaggaccaagttaaaatgagagaaaagagagagaaagaaaatgatataaaaaattccaagagaagccttctcatgtccacacaacaaattaaaaaggtaatagttactcaaaagcctatttttttagctattcctaggactattgaatgtgagtcggctaaggatagtcccacatgtttggacaatttggtaaaaaaatatgaagatatgtttcaagatcctcctaaaggcttaccacctctaagagggattgaacaccaaatcgACTTCATGCCCgaggtttctttaccaaatagccctgcatataggaccaatcccaaagaaactaaaagagaaaatgaaaaaacaaatgaagtacatgataaaccgagtcataataccttctcaactaattcaattttgttgactcgtgctacgcctacaag gagtactgaattcgtggacgaattctctccaacttggggagtatga